Genomic window (Candidatus Eisenbacteria bacterium):
GTCGCCCTCGATTATCAGGTTCCGCGTTGTATCCCAGTCCACGCTGTCTGCCGGGCAGGGACGCAGGGTGCCGGTAGAGGGGGTCAGGGCGAGCTGGCGGGCGCGGCGCTTGCCATGCCAGTTGAGGCCGTATTTCTCTTCCGCATCCGTGACGGTCTGGTCGCCCACAAGTTGCTTGAGCACGTCCAGATTCACGGCCGCTCCGTCCGGCCCCTCGGTGACGAGTTCCGGGAACAGCGCCCGGAGCGCTGCGAGGTTCTCGGCGGCGAAGTCGGGCGATTTGGTCTCAGGGTCGGCGGCGGTGAGTTTCTGCATGTTGTCCTCGTTCTTCACAGGTTAGCACGAGCGGCAGCCTGGGCCACTTCCACGCGCTTGAGTTCCAAGTTCAGTTCTACTCGACGCGCTATCTGCTCTTCCTTCGCGGCAGAGGCACGGAGGCGGGCTATCTCTCCCTCCAGCCGCGCGCATTCTCGCAGGGCAACACGCCGGACGGCAGCCCATTCAGCGTTATCAGCAACCGCGAAGGTCCCAGTCACGCGAGCCGCATGGAGCGCAAGCAGGGTGTCGATCCAGCCCTGATACAGCGCGTACAGTGAAGCCCTCGGCTGCCGGCCGAGCGCGAGCGCATCGCGGAACGCAGGCCAGAGTCCCGCATCGCGGCCATCGTCCCACTCAGCAGCGACGACCTCGTCCTCCAAGACTGTCCTACCCGCCTCGCCTTGCGACCAGCGCTCGTGCGCGGCCGAGAGGCTGATCTGCCCTTCGTGCTCCGTCAGCAACAGCACGGGGTACGGGATCGCCCGGTGCACTAGTTCCACAAGCCGCGCCGCCCTGGCCCTCCCTCGCAGTGTGAGCCGCAGCACGGCGATCTCCAAGTACTCCCGCTCCACATCGCGATACTCTGGCACGCCGACCGTCGTGGGTTTGAGCGCGTACAGCCAGCGCAGCTCCTCAATACCCTCGTTGATCTGGCGCCTGTCCGCGGAGGTCGGGGCGCCGTTTTCGACCAACAGCGTCTTTGGAATTCGTTGGTCAACTCGGCTTGCCGGCGGCAGGTCGAGCGCGGCAATAAGTGAGTCGCCATTCATGCCCTGGCCTCGGGCAGCACAACCAGATAGGCCAGCACTTCGAATTCATTGCTTCCCGCAAACTCCCCCTGCATGGCGTGCGTGCCCCCGGGGGTGAAGAGGCTGGCCACGGCCCGCTCCTGGCTCCTACCGATTACAGAGGACACCGCGGCAGCGAGTAGCCGCTGGGCGGCGCTCATATCCTCGCCCTGTTTGGTGGCCCTATCGAGGCGGGCGCAGGCAGCACTGTCGGGCAGGTCACGCCCCAGGCAAAGGCGCTTGAGCCGGTCCAAGATCAGTTTGGCCTGTGTGTGGGGTAGCTTCACCACACCGTCTTCCCCTACGTGCACGAGGTAGTGGGCGCCGAGCGGGTAGCCGGCCTCGGGGATGCGCTTGGCGGCGGCACCTTCGGCCCGCAGGCAGAAGATGATCCCTGGCGGAATCTCTACCTCGCTGCTCATCGTCACGGCGGACGTCCCAAGCGGCAGGTCCTCTAGGACCCCCGGGTGAGCCGAGAAGTACTGCGCGAGGTCGATACGGAAGTCGGTGAGCGTCAGGTCGGCAATGGATACGCCGGTCGAGAGGTCCTCCAAGTCAATTACCGCGTCCTGGAGCCTGAGCAGCTGCTTCCGGCGGTACTCCAGATCGTTCATAGGGTCGCCCGAGTCCTGCTCGATCAGGTTCTCCTCACCGGTGGCTGAAATGTCGAGCAGTACCATCCTACCGCTCACGCGCTGCTCGAGGTTGATGTACTCCTCCAACTCCATGTTCGGCCAGAAGTTAACGAGTTGGATGCGCGTGTTGGGTGAGCCAATGCGGTCGATGCGCCCAAAGCGCTGGATGATGCGCACTGGGTTCCAGTGGATGTCGTAGTTGATGAGCCAGTCGCAGTCCTGCAGATTCTGGCCTTCGGAAATGCAATCCGTAGCGATGAGAAGGTCAAGCTCGCCTTCACCGGCGAAGTCCTCCGGGCGCTCTTTGGAGCGAGGCGAGAAGGCGGTGAGAATAGACGCCAGGTCCTTGCGCAGCCCGGCCAAGGTGGTCTGGTTCCCGCCCGAGCCCGTGACTAACGCGCTCTTGACTCCGAGCGTAGACTTTGCCCACGGCGCAAGCTCGCCATAGAGATAACGGGCGGTATCGGCAAACGCCGTGAAAACAATGATCTTGCGGTTGCCTTGGTTGATCGGGCTGTGGCACTTCTCCTGGATCATCGCTCGCAAGGCGGCGAGTTTTGCGTCTCTCGCCGCGCTCACTTGGGCCGCGGCAGCATGTAGCGTCGCCAAACGGTTGCGGTCTTCGATCAGGTCCTGCTTCCAGCGGATCAGGTCCACGTCCTTGAGTAGCACCTTCACCTTGCGGCCCACGAGCAGGCTCTCGAAGGCGGGGTCGTCGAGATCCACATCCTCGATCTCGAGCTCCTCCAACTCCTCAGAGTGGGCTTCGATGCGGGCGAGCGTAGCCTCCACGTCGCGCAGCTGCCGCTGGACGGTCAACGCGAACGACGGCACCGCGCTCTCCATGCGCTTCAGTACATTCACACGAAGCAGGTGGATCAGGCTCTCTTCGCGGTCGGCCTGCCGGAAGAAGCCCGTACCACCCTTGATCTCAGTGCTGTACTTCCTGTCATACGCCGCCTGCTTGTGCGGCAGCACGTAGCGCAGCGGGGCGTAGGACGCGAGGTTCAACCGGCGGATCTCCTGGTTGATCTCCCGGATCGAGGGGAATTCGCCAGAGAGGTCAACGTCGGCCTTGATGTTGATTGGCTTCAATCGGTCCGGGAACCGGCCGGTCTCGGCGATGCCGTAGTACTTCTCGATGTGCTTGCGGGAACGGGCGATGGTGAGTAGATCAAGGAGGGTGAAGTAGTCGAAGCCCAACATCTCGATTAGGCGCGAGGGGGTCCGCTCTTCTTCAATCAGATCCAGCCAGCGGTTGAACTGCTTCTGGGCCAGACGCGTGGTGCTGTCGATGCTGCCGATGCCCTGATCCAGCAGCGCGGCATCGTCGCCCTCGGTCGCAAAGGCGATCTGATTTCGAAGGTCGGCCAGACGGTTGTTGACCGGTGTGGCCGAGAGCATCAGCACGCGAGTCCTGACCCCCTCCCTGATAATCTGGCGCATTAGCCGGTCGTAGCGCGTCTCGCTCCCTACGCGCGGAGTCTTCTTGTTGCGGAAGTTGTGCGACTCGTCAATCACGACGAGGTCGTAGTTGCCCCAGTTGACGTTGGCAAGGTCGATGTCGCCAGACATTCCGCCGTTTCGTGACAGATCTGTGTGGTTCAGTACATCGTAGTTAAGCCGGTCGGGGGCCAGAAAGTTGCGCCGGTCGTTGGCCTTGTATAGCGTCCAATTGTCGCGCAGGCGCTTAGGGCAGAGCACGAGAACACGATCGTTGCGCAGCTCGTGGTACTTGATGATCGCCAGCGCCTCAAATGTCTTTCCAAGGCCGACGCTGTCGGCAATGATGCAACCACCGAAGCGGTTCAGCTTGTCGATCGCGCCGACCACGCCGTCGCGTTGGAACTTGAAGAGCTTTTTCCAGACGATCGTATTGCGTATCCCGGTCGCCGACTTGACGATTCTCTCTTCGTCGAGATCATCGCCGCGCTCGAGGAAGAGGTGGTAAAGCATGAGGGTGTAGACGCGGAATGGGTCGCGATGGCCACCGATTGATTGCAAGGCATCGATAAAGGCGGTCTTGGCACCAGGGTCGTCGACAAGACCAGACCACTGGGCATCGAACCACTGGCTGAGCAGGCGGGCCTCCTCGGGTGTTTCGGACGCCTGGATCAGGCTCAGCGGATTTCCCGGCGTAAGCCCGAGACCATCTGTGCTGAAAGCCAGCGAGCCGAGGAGAGCGTGAAGGGGCAGGGAATCGCCATCGCGGACGACAAAGGCCCCCTGAGGCACGGGTCCGGCGGCGTGGCGTATTTCAACCTTGCGCTCAAGCCAGCGAATCAAGCACTTCGCGAGCCAGCGAGTCTGGAGCTGATTGCGTGCCGCACGGTCGGCGTCCGTTCCCAAGAACGCGAGCGCTGCATTGTCTGGTGGCAACAGCAAGCGGCATCGCCCAAGTGCCTCAACTTCGCGGAGCAGCCCAGCGAAGGCAAACAAGGACAAGACTGGCGTCACGACATCGAGCTGGTTCCCGAGTCCAAGCGTCGTGCGGATCAGGTCGATGACGCGATCCGTGCCTGTGTTTCGGATAAGCTTCACGCGACCCACCTGGGCTCATATCGAACGACGTGAAAGCCCTCCAGGCTCATGCGTGGATATGTCCCGCGGCCGGTTAGGCATGCCCGCTCGACCGACGGTCTTCTGCCCCCTCCAGCCACTGGTTCCCATCCTCCCCTTCGCAGAAGCGCCACTTGCTCCCTATCGTGGAGCCGGGGATTGTGCCGCTGATCGCCGTCTAGTGGATCGGGTCCCTGGGGAGGTGAGGTAGCAGGCAGCCTCCTGTCAGGTCTGTCGGTCTCGCTACGGATGGCGGTGCCCTCCCTCTCCACGGGTCACAAACGTCACCAAGTCTTGCCGAGGGATGCAGCAGTGTCAAGCAAGGCGGGATGGACCTCGCGGCCTCAGATAAGATGCTCGGCCTATGATGACCAAAGGCGCACAACCCTTACAGCTGCGGGTACTTCTTTCGAATCCACTCGGTAGCCCTCCGTATTGCTTCCTTATCACTCTCCGTCTTAGGGCGTCGGCGTCTCGCTGCTTCGCGACGCTTCTCGGATACCGCCATCAATC
Coding sequences:
- a CDS encoding DUF4391 domain-containing protein, giving the protein MNGDSLIAALDLPPASRVDQRIPKTLLVENGAPTSADRRQINEGIEELRWLYALKPTTVGVPEYRDVEREYLEIAVLRLTLRGRARAARLVELVHRAIPYPVLLLTEHEGQISLSAAHERWSQGEAGRTVLEDEVVAAEWDDGRDAGLWPAFRDALALGRQPRASLYALYQGWIDTLLALHAARVTGTFAVADNAEWAAVRRVALRECARLEGEIARLRASAAKEEQIARRVELNLELKRVEVAQAAARANL
- a CDS encoding helicase, coding for MKLIRNTGTDRVIDLIRTTLGLGNQLDVVTPVLSLFAFAGLLREVEALGRCRLLLPPDNAALAFLGTDADRAARNQLQTRWLAKCLIRWLERKVEIRHAAGPVPQGAFVVRDGDSLPLHALLGSLAFSTDGLGLTPGNPLSLIQASETPEEARLLSQWFDAQWSGLVDDPGAKTAFIDALQSIGGHRDPFRVYTLMLYHLFLERGDDLDEERIVKSATGIRNTIVWKKLFKFQRDGVVGAIDKLNRFGGCIIADSVGLGKTFEALAIIKYHELRNDRVLVLCPKRLRDNWTLYKANDRRNFLAPDRLNYDVLNHTDLSRNGGMSGDIDLANVNWGNYDLVVIDESHNFRNKKTPRVGSETRYDRLMRQIIREGVRTRVLMLSATPVNNRLADLRNQIAFATEGDDAALLDQGIGSIDSTTRLAQKQFNRWLDLIEEERTPSRLIEMLGFDYFTLLDLLTIARSRKHIEKYYGIAETGRFPDRLKPINIKADVDLSGEFPSIREINQEIRRLNLASYAPLRYVLPHKQAAYDRKYSTEIKGGTGFFRQADREESLIHLLRVNVLKRMESAVPSFALTVQRQLRDVEATLARIEAHSEELEELEIEDVDLDDPAFESLLVGRKVKVLLKDVDLIRWKQDLIEDRNRLATLHAAAAQVSAARDAKLAALRAMIQEKCHSPINQGNRKIIVFTAFADTARYLYGELAPWAKSTLGVKSALVTGSGGNQTTLAGLRKDLASILTAFSPRSKERPEDFAGEGELDLLIATDCISEGQNLQDCDWLINYDIHWNPVRIIQRFGRIDRIGSPNTRIQLVNFWPNMELEEYINLEQRVSGRMVLLDISATGEENLIEQDSGDPMNDLEYRRKQLLRLQDAVIDLEDLSTGVSIADLTLTDFRIDLAQYFSAHPGVLEDLPLGTSAVTMSSEVEIPPGIIFCLRAEGAAAKRIPEAGYPLGAHYLVHVGEDGVVKLPHTQAKLILDRLKRLCLGRDLPDSAACARLDRATKQGEDMSAAQRLLAAAVSSVIGRSQERAVASLFTPGGTHAMQGEFAGSNEFEVLAYLVVLPEARA